A window of the Verrucomicrobiia bacterium genome harbors these coding sequences:
- a CDS encoding cupin domain-containing protein, with protein sequence MKRLAVLTIVLVLAALAWAWADEQKQMGMASGQKPDHIMLIEPELKWVDAPPALPSGAKLAVLEGDPAQAGPFTMRIKVPANYKVAPHWHPADEHVTVISGGFYMGLGDKFDEKVMKELTPGGFAVMATGTRHFAMTKKETVVQVHGIGPWGINYVNPADDPRQAKVSK encoded by the coding sequence CTTGGGCTTGGGCCGATGAGCAGAAGCAAATGGGGATGGCTTCCGGACAGAAGCCCGACCACATTATGCTGATTGAACCGGAGTTAAAATGGGTTGATGCTCCGCCGGCTTTGCCTTCGGGCGCCAAATTGGCCGTTTTGGAAGGGGACCCGGCCCAAGCGGGGCCGTTTACCATGCGGATTAAGGTGCCAGCCAATTACAAAGTTGCGCCGCACTGGCACCCGGCCGATGAGCATGTCACCGTCATTTCCGGTGGCTTCTATATGGGTTTGGGGGACAAGTTCGACGAAAAGGTGATGAAAGAGCTCACGCCGGGCGGCTTTGCCGTGATGGCCACCGGCACGCGGCATTTTGCGATGACTAAAAAAGAAACCGTGGTGCAGGTGCATGGCATTGGGCCCTGGGGCATCAACTACGTCAACCCGGCGGATGACCCCCGCCAGGCCAAGGTATCGAAGTAA